The Candidatus Zixiibacteriota bacterium genomic interval ATCGGAACCCTCTTATTTTATCGGCAGAGGTCCCTGAAAATTTTCACCAAATATATACGCGTAATATCATTTGTCAAGTAATTGATATCCCCATCCGCCAAAATCTTATGATTGGTTGGCACTCCTTATTACCAACGCCCGACCGGATATTGCCAGATGGCATTTCTTTGCGGTCAATCGATTCCTCAAGGTCAGGCTGTCGCCGAATTTCAATCGTCCCGATGGCGGCGGATACTCCAGCCCCCGATATTTCACTTTTATCCCGGATTCCAGCGGGATGACCGACAGATAGTCGCCTTTTTCTCCCGTTATCTCGACCGATCCATTCTCCACCAGATAAACCTCGGTCCCCGGATCGATCAACCGGGCCCGGATTTTCTTTTTATACGATCCACCATATTTATTGACCAGGTCAAGGAGACAGATATTACCCAGAATATGATCGATCTCACATCCGCCTATTCCGCCGCAAATATCAATTTCATTCGCCCCCGATCTCAAAACATGATCCACGGCCAGATGAATATCGGTTTTGTCTTTTCGGGAGGGATACCGGATAACATCGAAATGACTCAAGAATCTCTCCGACATGGGCGGCACGGAATCGAAATCGCCGATCAGAAGATTGGGATAAATCCGGTTTTTGATAAAAAACCTGATTCCGCCATCGACCGCCACCGTGGTTTTCCCGGACAGTAGATTCAGATAAAAGGCATCGGCCTTCCGATTATAACGGTTATTCAAGAAAAGAATATATTTCTCGCCGGTTTTCATGATCGTAACCTCATTGAGATTTTCCCCGCGCGGCAATCGGGTATTTCTTCAGGACAGTATTTCCATCGACCAGATAGGCATGGTCGAATAAATTCATAACCGTGCAGGCATGGTTTGGCATGATGCGGATTTTCTGACCGAGTTTGAAATTCCTGGTAACATTCTCGATTATGCCATGTTCCTCTGATAATCTGATAATCTCGCCTCCACCCCCGACAATATGCCCGAATCCTCTGATTGTCTCCCGTCCATGCGCCCCCCGGTCCAGAGCCAGAGATTTACTTCCGGCATCGATAACTGTCCGGGATTTTTTCGGACGGCTTACCACCGACGATAATACCGTTAATGCACAATCGCTTACGCTTGCCATATTGAGTGATACTTGAGACATATCATTAAAAATATAATTACCGACCCGGAGTTCTGTAACACCCTTAATGGCCGAACAAAACCGGGCGGTTGGAGTGGAACCAACCGAAACGACTTCGACATTGTCAAACCCGTCGGCTTTCAATCGGGCTGCATACCGGACCAAAATTCGCCCCTCTTTTCTCCCGATTTTCTCGATTTCAGCCAGACTGCGCGCGCCGTAGGCATGCCCGGCATGAGTCATTAAACCTGTAACACTAAGTCCTTTCAACCGCTGGCATTTCTTAAGTAATGCCAGCAACTCATCATACGAATTGAGTCCGGCGCGATTGAGGCCGGTATTTATTTCAACCAGCACCTCCAGTATCCGGCCGGCCTTTTCAAATGCGGTCGAAAGTTGGCGAGCATTTTCGATTGAGTCTATGGCAACGGTAATCCGGCAGGTTCGGTGGAGTTTCAGGAGGCGGGCTATTTTTTCCGGTCCGACAATTATATTGGCGACCTGGATATCCCGAATTCCTGCCCCGGCCATTATTTCGGCCTCGCCCAGTTTGGCCACTGCAATTCCCGCCGCTCCTTCTTTGAGCTGTTTTAGGGCCAGTTCCGGAATTTTATGAGTCTTGATATGCACTCTCAGCTTAACGTCGTTTAAATCGGCCAGATGTTGCATGGCCCGGATATTATTTTCCATGACCGTTTTTTCGATAAGCAGTGCCGGAGTTTCGATATCCCGGATTTTAAGACTCATGGCGACAAAATAAAGCGGCGCGAGGTGAATTCAAAGAATAAAGATAATTCACCCGGCGGTAATAATGGCCCCGACCAGGGATAAAATTAAAATGATGATAATAGCTCCTAACAGCCATGGCAGGCCGATTAACGGCAAAAGAATGGTGGTTGTCAAGAGGGCCCCAATGGCCGAGCCAAGAATTTCCATGGCATAACCTATCCCCCGGTTTACCTCGGCTCTTCCATAATAATAACGATCGGTGGCCGCGACGAATAACGAACCGGTGGCCAATGCTACCGTGAACAGGAAAAAGATATGATAAAAAAGTAATGCCCCGGGATTGATCCTGTGATGAGTGACCAGAAGAATCACCGCGGCGGTCAACAGGAGCAGGAGGGCTGGGAATTCCAGGTTTTCTTTATTGATTCGATAGGAGTAATAAGTGCCCAGGGATAATCCCAGCATAAAAACACCGATCAGAATCGACATTTCGGCATAAAGCGATCCGGCCGTCGCCTGATATAAATAGAAGGCAATCAATTCCAAGGAAAGTGACACTACCCCGGCCGTAAAATAAAGAAAAAGACCAAACCTACGGCGTTTCTGCCGTCCCATCACCAGCACCAGAAATAACAACAGAATAATCCCCGGAATAAATATTACCCATTTATTTTCCTTGAAAATGTAAGGGACTATGTTCCTGTCAAGGGGGCCGGTTTGAGATCTATAAATCGCCTGCAAATATTCCAGAATCGGTTTTTCAATGGTATTGATCCCGCTTTTTTCGCTGACAGCCTGTTCCAGCCGATCAACCCGTAATTCATTCAGGCGATCGGCCAGATAGGCCTGATTGATATATTGCGGCATATAACCAAGGGAATCGATTCGCGCGAATAGAGCCCCGGCAGGAATTTTAAAACAATCGGAGTCCGAAGCCAGAAACAGAGTCTTTTCTCCCGGCCATATGTGAACATGGCGGAAATTCGCTTCCAGGGTATAAAAAATGACCGTCAGCAGTTCTTTTTTCTCCGGTGAGATATAACGATCGGTATCATAATCGGAGGGGTAATACAAAATCCCGTCGGATTTCAGAAGGGTTTTGGTCAGGCCCAGAAACCGCTCGGTAAGAAAACGACCGTTGCGATAATTGTCCGGCGGGCCGGGATTCAAAATAATCAGATCATAGAAATGGGCGCTGTTATGGCGAATAAAATATTTCAAGGGATCATCACTATCGCGCAACAACGGACCATCCGCAGGAAGATATCGATCGATTTCACCATCAAGCGACGGCCGGGGATCAACGGCAGTTATCATTAATCCGGTCAGACTGCCGGCCAATTGCCGGATACCAAATTCGGCCCGACCGATAATTAGGATTCGTTTGATTCCGGGATGATAAAGCAAAGGCGGGATAAGTGTATTTTCGGTACCGACTTGATCGGGATAAACCGCCTCAACCATATTATCGGTAAGAAGGGTAAATGTATTTTCTCGGGAAAGAATTGTCTGATGGGAATAATGGGTGTCGAAAGTCTTTTCCACCCGATAGGCCCGGTATTTATGCCGGTCGATGGCCAGATCAAGCTCCGATACCTGAAACCAGATCAGAACCAATACAGCCATCAAAAGGACGGCCTGAACCAAAATCCCGGGGCGGCTATCGCTCTCGAATAATAGTATAACAACGACAGCCCCAATAGCCAGCGACATGGCCAGAGTGGAAAAAACAACTCCAATCAAAGCCGTAATAGCGGCGCCGCCGACAAAGGCCCCTAATCCCTCAAAGAGGTAAACCACAACTACAGAGGCGGCCGGACGATGTTCCCGGCGGGCAATGGCCGTAAATAGCCGCCCGGAAACAAAGCCGATCGGGATCATCAAGGCCATTGAGCAAAGCGCGGCCGTGCTGAAAGGAATGACCTCTCCGATGACCGTCGTCAGCAATAACGGTATCAATCTGATATCGATAATAAGACCGGGCAGGATAATGGCTCCGATAATAAAAAGCGCGGTCGGCGGCAATTTGATCTTTATCCGACCACCGAAAATAGCCCCCAGAGCGATAGCAATCATCCAGCCGAAAAAGGCAATCCCGATCAGAAGCTCGTTGCCATTAAATGATGATACCAGTTCCCGCAGAAGAAGAATCTGTCCCCCGGTCGAAAAAAAACCGAGCAAAAAGGCCTGTCTTTTCATTTAATACCGCCCCGGTATTTCATGACCACAATAGGAGCAGTAGTTACCTTTAAGATTGTTCTGCAGAATGCGGTACCCGGCCCGTTCGATCAGAACCTTGCCGCACTTGGGACAATAAGTAGATTCCGCCGGATGCCGGGGCAGGTTACCCAGATAAACATACTCCAGACCCTCAGCCCGGCAAATATCATGAGCCATCTGGAGGGTCTTCTCCGGTGTTGGTGGCAGGTCTTTTAACAGGTACTGGGGATAAAAACGAGAAAAATGAAGCGGCGTATCCAGTCCCAGATTGGTCTTGATCCAGGAGGCCAAATCCTTGAATTCCGATTCCGAATCATTGAGAGTGGGGACCACTAGATAGACCAGTTCCAACCATACCCCGGCCTTTTTTATTTGAAGTATTGCATTAAGGATTGGCCGTAATTCACTGTCAACTATATTCTTATAATAGCCATCACGTATCGCTTTCAAATCCACCTTGACGGCATCGAGATGATTGAGCAAGTCGGCCAGAGGATCTTTTTCGATATATCCCCCCGTTATCATGACCGACTTAATACCCTTTTCGCGTCCAAGTTTGGCGGTGTCATACATGTACTCGTAAAAGATGACTGGCTCGGAATAGGTGTAAGCGATAATCGGGACTTTGCGGGAAAGACATGATGAGACAATTTCCTCCGGGGGGAGATTCATGTTATCGGTCTGCTCCGGCCGGGACTGGGAAATATCGTAGTTCTGGCAGAATTTGCAATTGCAATTACATCCGGCAGTTGCCAGAGAAAAAGCTGTCGTCCCGGGATAGAAATGAAAGAGTGGCTTTTTTTCAATGGGATCGATATTAACGGCACAGGGTCGTCCATATACCAGGGTATGGTAAACATCTTTCCGGTTTTCGCGGACACCGCAATAACCCCGTTCAAGATCGGTCACCCGGCAATGGCGGGGACACAGAATACATTCCACTCCCCCATTCTCCAGTTTTTTATAATATCGGGCTTCCATATCTGATAATTCATGAGTGAAATCGAGGGCCCAGGCATTCTGAATACCGCCGATTATTCCGGGAATAAGGCCGGTCTGCGAGGTGGCGGTAAGAACCGCGCCGCATCCCAGACATTTGAGAAAATATCGGCGTTTCATCACAATAATTCCCCTGTTGAAGCCCGACCATCGGAATCGATAACGGCCGTATCAATAATTATATTCTCCAGCCGGCTTTCCCCCAGTCCAATGGCCGAGGCTGAATCAAGATACTTTACCGGACGATTATCCTGTTCAAGGGATGGCAAATTATGCAAACGCCGGAAATACTCCAGGATTTCCAGAGCCACCCGATCGGCCGCCACCGGATCATCGGAAAGAATCAAACCATTATAATAATCAAGATAGCGGTTGTCGAAACCCGGTCCGAAATGATACTGAATTCTGACCGCGTCAATAATAGTCAGCCGGTTTTTGCTTTTAATCGGTTTCAGATTAGAGATATGGGCCGCATAGGGATCGCAGTTGGGAATATGGTATTTGTTGGGATTGTTGATAGCCCCGTACATATTTTTCAACCCTCCGGAAAGCCCGGCGATGGAATGATCCTTGAGAATCGGAAGATTGATATTGTGATTAACCAGGTCGGTTAAAATACGGCTAACCAGCGAATTGACCTTCCCCGAGCTGTAAAAATCGCGGCTGTATCCCACTCCATTGCTGTTGGTGCCGAAACAGCGGCGGCCGAAAGATGAAGCGTTCAGTTTGAAACCGGCTTTTTCGAGTTCATCATTGCTTCGATCCCAGATAATAATATCGTTTTCTTCGAATCCGCACTTCCCGAGCGTTTCCGCCAGGGCATCGCATAATGCCACCGGTGTGGAATTGAATTTTCTCGCCAGGCAATTGGTTTTGAAGCCAATCACCCCGACGGGAAGGCATTTTGATACGGCCCCGGAAACGGAATCCGAACCGGCCAATTTTCGCAATCCATAATCGATGAGTGTTTTATACTCCTCGGTGGTGAAATCTCGGCGGTGATTCCGATCGGCCCATTTGACAACTATCACCCGGCTCATATCAATATTATACAACTATTTTCGCAGATACTGTCAACACTTTTTTCCTTGACCGTGTGTATAAAGATGTGTATTCTCAAAAGGTGGTTTTATGATGAGGAAATTCCTTGTATTATTGGTAGTTGCGGCCTTATTGGCACTGATAGCGGGCAGTCTGGCGGCCGGTCCCAATCGTAAACCGGCTGTGGCCGGAAGCTTTTATCCGGCCGATGAGGCCGAATTACGGCAAATGGTGGAAACTCATCTGGCACGGGTTGGAAATCTGCCGGAAATTGATGGCCGGATCCTGGCTTTGGTTGTTCCACATGCCGGTCTGGTTTATTCGGGACAAATCGCCGCATATGGCTATAAGCTCCTCGATGGGAATCATATTAATAAAGTCATATTATGCGGCGGGGCCCACCGTTATCCTTTCGATGGTCTTTCAGTCTATGGCCCTTATGTTACCTGGTCCACTCCCCTGGGTTCAATCCAGTGCGAAAATAACTACACTACGAAGCTGATCGGATTCGATGAAAAAATTGAATTCAACGCGGCCCCCCATCTCCAGGAACACTCTCTTGAGGTGCAACTGCCCTACCTCCAGGTGGCTCTGGGCGATTTCTTTATTACCCCGATCTTAATGGGCAATCCCTCCAAAGAGAATATTGACCTTTTGACCAATGCCTTAAAATCACTGGAATTCGATGATAGCACCATCATGGTGGCTTCCACCGACTGGCAGCATTACCGTTCGGCGAAAGATGGTTATCCCATGGATTCGGTGGGTATGGTCTGTCTGGAGAACCTGGATCCCGTCAGACTCGAAAGAGCCCTTCAGAATCACCAGACTGAAATGTGCGGCGGTGGAACAGTGGTGGCGGTCATGAGAGCGGCTATCACCAAAGGAGCCAACAGGGTTAAGATTTTAAAATATGGCGATTCCGGCGATATCAGCGGCGATAAAAACTCGGTGGTGGGGTATGTTGCGGCTGTTATCTATAAGGCTGATTTGACGGGCGATAAAGCCAAAGTAGGCGGTCAACAGGGCGCCGTGGAGGAAAAAAAATTGCCGGATAAGTTCGAATTAAGTAAAGATGAAAAAAAGGTTTTACTGGAAATTGCCCGGTCGTCTTTGGAAAGTTATCTGAAGAATGGGACGATTCCGGAATTTAAGGTAAATGATAATCTGAACAAATTCGGGGCCGCTTTTGTCACTCTGGAAGAAAACGGTAATCTGCGGGGCTGTATCGGTCATACCATGGCCGTGGAACCATTATACAAGACAGTTTCAACCTGCGCGGTACAGGCAGGGGTAGCCGATCCCCGTTTCCCGCCGGTTGATAGTGACGAAGTGGGACGGTTGCATATCGAAATTTCGGTCCTGACCCCGATGCAAAAGGTGGTTTCACTGGACGAAATCGAAGTAGGAAGGGACGGTTTAATGCTTTTCAAAGGCAACAGCCGAGGGTTGTTACTACCTCAGGTTGCGGTTGATTATGGCTGGGATAGGAATCAGTTTTTACAGCAAACCTGCCACAAGGCCGGTTTATCGCCGGATGCTTATAAAGATCCCGATGCGGTTATTTACAAATTCCAGGCGGTTGTTTTTGGTGAATAGGCTATTATCATAGCGGGGCATTCCCCGATTCGTTGTATCAGGTAATTTTACAGGCAGGAGGAAAGTCGATTGATTTACGGAGTTATCCTGGCGGGCGGGCGCGGAGAGCGGTTCTGGCCACTATCACGGGTGAACCGGCCAAAACAGCTTCTCAAACTGATTTCCGATAAAACCATGCTTCAGGAAACTATCGACCGCATTCTCCCCCTGATTCCCCTGGAACGGATTCTGGTGGTTACCTCGGCCGATATGACGGCGCCGATACTGAAGGAAATTAAATCCCTCAAGCCGGAAAATATTCTGGGAGAACCATTCGGGCGCGACACCTGCCTGGCCATCGGTCTGGCCGCGGAACATCTCAAGAAAATCGATCCCAAAGCGGTCATGGTGGTTCTCTCGGCGGATCACATTATCAAGCCCCCCGAAAAACTACTTGCAATAATCAAGGCTGGAGCCAGAATCGCTTCCGAGGAAGAAAAGCTGATTACGATCGGGATCGACCCGACCCGCGCGGAAACCGGTTATGGCTATATCAAAATGGCCGAGCAGTACAAAATAGTCGATGGGATTGCCGTCTATGAAGTCGATTCATTCACCGAAAAACCGAAACCGGTGGTTGCCCAGCAGTACTATTACGGGCGAAAACATCTCTGGAATTCGGGTATGTTCATCTGGTCGGTCGATGCCGTAATCAATGCTATCGATCAGTGTCAGCCGGAGATGTGCACTCTGCTCGATAATTATTCCCGGGAAATCGGCACCGACCGGGAATCCTCGGAGCGAAGCCGTTTGTATAAACAGAGTCCCCCGATATCCATAGATTTCGCCGTTCTCGAAAATGCCGAAAACGTTCTGGCTATCAAGGGGGATATTATCTGGGATGACGTCGGAAGCTGGAATGCCCTGGAGCGATACAAAGAAAAGGATATGGATAACAATGTCATCATCGGCCGCGCCCGGACCGAGGGTACGTATGAAACCACGATTTATAACGAAAACGGCGGTATAATAGTCTCGATCGGGGTCTCCGATACGGTTATCGTTAAAACCGATGACATCGTCCTGGTGGCTCATAAAACCAAAGTCAACGAAGTTAAGAAAGTACTCAAGGAATTGGGACAGGAAGAAGACCTGAAGAAATACTTATGATTAAATCGCAATCAATAACGGTGGCTTTTTTATGGGCCGTCCTGATCATTATTCTGGCCGGGTGCCGGGGATCTTTTGATCGGCCCGGCGAGGAAATCGCCAAGGGTGAAAAATCTTCAAAAGAGATTGCTTATAATCCAATGGCCCTCTCCGATGATTATATAAACGTTCCGGCCTTATATCCAATTGCTGCCCGAATTGACACCTCCGGATTCACCGCCGACACAAGCGCTTTATCACCTTTGGGGATAGTCACGGCGGCCGCGCGGGAGGATTACCGGATACAGCTATTTACGTCCAACACTTATGGCCCCGCGGCCAAGGAACTGAATATTGCCCGGGAGGTCTTTGATCGGCCGGTTTATCTTGATTATGAGGTGCCGTACTATAAAGTGCGGGTAGCCGATTTCGGTTCCCGGCGGGAGGCTGAGGATTATCTCCCGGTTGCCAGGGAAGCCGGCTACAAAAACGCCTGGGTGGTTCGGATAAGCCTTAATATCGAAAAGCTCGATGATATCTATGATGACAACCTGCCGCCGCTGGTGGATACAAGCGATACGGGCCTGATTAGACCGGAACCGATTGATGAGAATCCTCAATATCCTGAAGACTGATCAATATCGGCCTGATTTTGATACTATTGAAAAAGCCGCCGAGGTTTTGACCAAAGGCGGCCTTATCATTGCTCCCACGGAAACGAATTACGGTTTTCTGGGTAGAACTGACAGAGATGAGGTGGTAAAAAAAATTTTCAATTTGAAGCAAAGGAGTCTGAACCTGCCGACCGCAATATTCGTCCGTTCACTGAAGGAAATCGATTTCCTGGCCGATTTAAATCGTACCGCACGAAAACTCGCCCGGACCTTGCTTCCGGGACCGCTGACCCTGATCCTATCCGATCGCGCCGGATTCCCGGCCCCGATTGTCACCGATCATAAAATCGGAATCAGGTATTCGTCGTCGCCGCTAATCGACAAAATAATGAACCGGGTCGATTTCAATCTGACCGCCACCAGTGCCAATCTTTCCGGTCAGCCGACACCGGAGACCATAGATATTGCGGCTGATATTTTTGGGGTTAAAGTCGATTTATATCTTGATTCCGGTCGTCTTAATTCCTTACCTTCCACGGTTGTGGATTGTACCGGTGAAAATTACCGCATTCTGAGAACCGGAGTTTATGGACCGGATGAAATCGAAAAGGCAATGAAGGAGAATTAATCGCCGGCATGTTACGAGTTATGTTTGTTTGCACCGGCAATACTTGTCGGTCACCGATGGCCGAAGGCGGCCTGGAAAAATTGCTGGAAAATCGTAATATCGAAGGAATTGTGGTTTGTTCGTCCGGAACGGCGGCGGCCGCGGGATTTCCAGCCACGACTTACGCTATCGAGGCCGTGAAAATGTGGGAGGCCGACATAACCCGTCACAGATCCCAGCCTCTTACCGCCGAATTGATAAAAAACGCCGATGTTATTATCGGTATGACATCGAGCCATTGCCGGGAAGTCGGACTGATCGATCCATCAGCTGAACAGAAAACATATCTTTTAAAGAATTTTCCGCAATCCGGTTGCGAAGGTGATGGAGTCGAGGACCCTATTGGCGGTTCACTCGATATGTACAACCAGACTTTTCTGGAAATTGGTGAAGAGCTGGGCCGAATTCTCCCCGATCTGGCAAAAATGGCTGGTCAAAAATCGGAATAATGGTCTGTATGGTTAAAAAGATATTAATAGTAGCCTTAAGCCTGATAACCTTTGCGACCGGATTCTATTTTATCGAAATAGTCCCGCGCAAAGCCTCGGCCGGCACCGAATCGCCCGCCGTGACTGACGATAGCGGTATCGGCCGTTATGAGGAGAACCTCGCTTTCGGAATTGGCGAAATACTGCAATTCGATATCGGCTACGGTTTTATTAATGCCGGTTATGCCACTATGGAGGTCAAGGATTTGATTGAATATAATGGGCGGCCCTGTTATCTGCTGATATCGACAGCCAACTCCAACCGATTTTTCTCGTCATTTTACCGCGTGGAGGATCGGGTTGAATCGGTTTTCGACGCCCGGGGCCTGTTTAGCTGGCATTTCGAGAAAAAGCTGAGCGAGGGGAGTTATCAGGCAAACAAGAGCTATTCTTTCGACCAGGAAAACCATCGGGTTATCTATGAAAACGACACATTGGATATCAATAATTATATCCAAGACGCTTTGTCCATATTATATTATGTCAGGACCCGTGATTTAAAAATCGGTGAGTCCATCTACGTCGATAATTTCACCGATGGCAAATCGTACCCAATGGAAGTCCGGGTTCTCCAGAAAGAAACCGTCAAGGTGAAGGCCGGGAAATTCGACTGCTTGGTGGTCGAACCGTTACTCCTCTCGGCCGGTATTTTTCAGCATGAAGGACGGTTGAAAGTCTGGCTGACCGATGACCGTTTGAAATTACCCGTCCTGATGAAATCAAAAGTGTTGGTCGGCTCGATTTCGGCCGAGTTGACCGACTATCAACTGGGTGAAATTCTCGATTTTTAGATAATTATGACCCGATTTAAACAGGCTGATCTGAAAAAAATCAGAACGATTAATATTGATACCCGCCATAGTAAGGCGGCTGTCAGAGCCTTTGCGTGGCCCATCAATTCGCAGGGAGCGCATACCTTTTTCGACAGTCTGCCCGATTTCCTGAAAGCCGCCGACTTGAAACAATTCATCTATCGGGTCACAGTCGCCCGTCGCAAAGGTTTTCCATTTATTATGATGATGGGGGCTCACGTTATCAAAGTCGGTCTCTCCCCCATTATAATCGATCTAATGGAGAAAGGCCTGGTGACCGGCATCTCGTTGAATTCGGCGGGGCTGATTCATGATCTCGAACTGGCCTTTAATGGCGAAACCTCCGAGGATGTTCAGGTCGGTCTTGAGGATGGAACCTTTGGCATGGCCCGGGAAACCGGGGATTGGTTTGCCGGAGTAGTCGATCTGGCCGAAAAAGAAAATATCGGCCTGGGCGAAGCCGCCGGTATGTATATCAATCGCCGCAAAGCCCGATACCGCCGGTATTCTCTTATGGCGGCTTCCGATCGATTGCATTTACCCGCCATGGTACACCTGGTGATTGGAACCGATATTGTCCAGCAACAGCCCTCTTTCCGGCCCGGACCAACAGCCGAAGCTTCATACCGGGATTTTAAAATTCTCTCCCGGTTGCTGATTGATGTTGATCGGGGCGGCGCGGTTGCCAATATCGGCTCGGCGGTGATTCTACCGGAAGTTTTCCTGAAAGCTCTCACCGTGGCCCGTAATCTGAAAAAACGAAAAAGTAATATCACCACCGCCAATTTCGATATGATCAATCACTATCGGCCGATGGTCAATGTCGTCAGTCGCCCGACCTCCGGTGGGGGCCGCGGTTTCAATTTTATCGGACATCACGAAATAATGATTCCCCTGCTGGCCTGGGGACTTAACGCTTATATTTCGGAATCACAAAAGAAAATGGAGATCAAAAAATGATTAGACTCGTTGAATGCGTCCCGAACTTCTCTGAAGGGAGAAGACCGGAAGTGCTCGACCAGATAATAAATGAAATAACTTCGGTAGATACAGTCGTTCTGCTTGACCGCGAAATGGATGGCGATCATAATCGAGCGGTAGTGACCTTCGTCTGCCAGCCCGAGTATGCTGTCGAGGCCTGTTTCCGGGGTATTAAAAAGGCATCGGAATT includes:
- a CDS encoding DUF3108 domain-containing protein, which gives rise to MVKKILIVALSLITFATGFYFIEIVPRKASAGTESPAVTDDSGIGRYEENLAFGIGEILQFDIGYGFINAGYATMEVKDLIEYNGRPCYLLISTANSNRFFSSFYRVEDRVESVFDARGLFSWHFEKKLSEGSYQANKSYSFDQENHRVIYENDTLDINNYIQDALSILYYVRTRDLKIGESIYVDNFTDGKSYPMEVRVLQKETVKVKAGKFDCLVVEPLLLSAGIFQHEGRLKVWLTDDRLKLPVLMKSKVLVGSISAELTDYQLGEILDF